The stretch of DNA CAACAGAAGCAGGCACACAGCCTCAAAGTGGAACATGACCCCTTCTCTTCTGCATTCCCTCCAGGAAAATATGTGGACTCTGATCAACACGCAGCCCCTACTTCTGCTGTTCCTGCTTCTGAGGCCACTGCTGTTCCTAAAGACAGATGACTATGCTATATCaggagcaaaagaagaagaattttacGATTACATGGAAGAATTATATGCTGTAGGGCCTACAAAACCACCCACCAGAGAATCATTTAAAAAGCGCGTCCTTGTTAGTAGTGATGGGAAACCATTAGCTGATAAAGACTACTgtaatgaagaaatgaagatgaaaaatgtTCACAACAGGTTCTTCTGTGTTAAAGAACATTTCTTCCTCCAAGCATCATATGAGAGCATTCGACACATCTGTTACAATTTATTTGTGCCATGTAGAAATAATGTTAGGAAATGTCACAGAGGTagggaaataataaaagcagtgCATTGTTTGTTAATAAGTGGGATTACAATGCCAACCTGTATGTACAAATCTACTTACAAGGAGGGACTGGTCCTTCTGACTTGTCAATGGGAAAATGAAATTGGAGATATTATTCCTAATCATGTAAATGATATTATACTGGTATAAAGTGTCATCCACTAAGATGGATTTGCTTCTCACCATTCTAGAAGAATATTTTCTAAGAGGTTAGAGCGAGATGATAGAACCCTATCCTTAGTGATCCTTTAGGGCCAAAACTGTTTGATTTTAATCATCTACCTTCTGGGCCAGGAGAACTAGATTAACAGATAGTGCTCTGAAATGTGGTTTCAAACAGGTCACACAGTTCAGCACATTTTGAATGTGTCATGAGGATAAATGACTGCAGTGACAGGATGAGCAGCACCAAGAGGAACAGGCAATGGTTGCCTGCAATGGGCTCCAAAGTGCTATTCATGTGATTCTCTAGTTTAGTAGAAATAATAAAGTGCATTGACATAGCAAAGTGTATGTTTGTGTGGGGGTTCTGGGTTTGGACTGATCTTCCTCTGTGACACAAGttgaaacaaaaagaatttgGAGCCCCCCGAGAAATGGCGAAATTCATCTTGCTGGTGCTAGATTTTAGATATTCCACTGGTTCACTTCTTTCCATACAGCATAATGCTCATGGGAACATGAAGGTTCAGATTCTAATCAGAGACATCTCAGGATAGACTTGAATATTGAGACTAGCAAACTCTCCCAGATACTTTCAATTTtccaacattcctttttttttctttgtttggctgcccccacagcctatggaacccacatcacagcagtgacctgagccactgcagtgacaacgccagatccttaatcagtgcaccacaagagagctcccaGTTTTCCAGGGTTACTTTTGTGGATCCCAACATGTTTGCTTTCACTTAGACATCACTGTTCACCCAACTACAAACAATTCCTCATTTGCTGGTATAGTCCTATTTATTCACAATTCCTATTCTCACTTTCCAGTAGCTGTGGCTTCAACTGGGAATAGACCACTTCCCAAGGGGGCTGGAGACTCAGTATGAGAGAAGAAATCTACCTGTCCAGTTTAGATAAtaccttctctttctttgtaaaaTTCCTTCATATCTTTTGATCGTGATTCCCCACAACTTCCTCAAAATTGGCTAAGGAGTAGTGGGGGGGGAAGTTGCCTATCACTTCTGCACGTGTCATTGCAACCCAATCTGTACATCTCCTCCCCATTCCTTTTCAGTCTTCAGATTCAGAGCTGAGGGCCGAATTTATTGATAAGTTGATGTAATTAAAACCCTGGGGCGCATGGCTGTCAGACCCCATTCATTGACTAAGGAGAGGAGACCAGAAAAATCAAGCCTCTAGATACCACTCTTCATGAGGAAACTCATGGCTTTTCCTTGTCATGTCTGAGTGAATGACACATTACTTTTGAGAATCACCACAACATCCTCTAAAAGCCAACCTTCTAGACATCAGCTGAAGAAGTTCTGCTGAGTATGTGCTGTGGACTATCTCATCGGGGTCATGTTCACCTCAACTATCTTGGGGTTATACAACATACAATAAATACATTTAGGAGAGTATTGTATAGTACAATACCTAAGGCATGAACTAAGcacaatatttcttcttttctccacatAAATGATCTGATCTGTGAACATTCTAAAAATAGAgtcatggaaaaaaacaaaaattattgcCATGGATTGCTTCTCTTATCTAATATTGCATATGAAATCtagctcctgggagttccctggtggttcagcaggttaaggatctggtggtattACTATTGTGGCTCTGGCTACAACTGTGGTGCATTTTCGaaccctggctcaagaacttccacatgccataggtgtggcaaaaaaaaaaaaaaggaagaaaggaatccaGATCCTGGTCCCTAACCACTAGACTccataagaaaaatcaaaactgtcattttctggaattcccattgtggtgcagcagaaacgaatccaagtagaaaccatggggttgcagattctatccctggccttgctcagcaggttaaggatctggtgttgccgtgaattgtgttgtagtttgcagacccagctcacatctggcgtggctgtggctgtggcctaggccagcagctgtagctccgattcaacccctagcctgggaacctccatatgccgagggtgtggccctaaaaagcaagcaaacaaacaaacaaaaaaaaaccctatcatCTTCTGCTTTATGCATTTTGCGATTTCAAAAGAGTATTGCCTGTGCCCATTAACACTCCCTCCTCAATAACACCAATCAAGTCAGATGAATACTATCCATACCTGGATTCCCgttcccatttctttttcctatttgtgTCCCTTGAGATGACACACATTCATGTTATTTCAATGTGGTAAAATTATTTGTCCCTTTGtgctggcttttttcacttagcatagtgtcttcTAGCGTCATCCACATGGTAGCATatgccagaatttccttccttttgaaggctgaataatattcaattcaatgtatataccacatgtttATTTACTCATCCACTGCTGAAatcttaggttgcttccaccatttggctattgtgaataatgctgctttgcGCATGAATGTACAAGGAGCTGTTCTAGtatttgctttgtgtttttctgGGTATGAACCAAGaagtggaaatttaaaattttttatccatCTGAAAGGTGAGAACAAAACAGCACTATGTTCAACATTCAGGTAATTTATAACAGTATTAGAAATGGATGATGCCAATCAGCCTGTGCATACACACGcacgcaggcacacacacagaaactgtccagttttcctaggaCAAATTCAGATAAGTTGACTTTTCTACCTATGGAAGGAAACATAGAAGACAACTAAAATAAGAACCTATACACCAAAAATCTGCAACGCTATAAATCAGAtataatgggaaaatataaaatcttctaaaacaattaaaaatggaaaaaagaaaaaaaagaagctaaggagttcccactgtggcccagcagaaatgaatctgactagtatccatgaggatgcaggtttgatccctggcattgctcagtgggttaaggatctggcattgctgtgagctgtggtgtaagtcacagacgaggctcagatcctgatttgcagtggctgtggtgtaggccaacagctgcggctctgatctgacccctaccctgggaacttccatatgcaagtgCAGCACTAGGTAAATTTTGCCTTCACCCTTGAGAGTTGGGATTTTGATGAGGATATGTTGATTCAGGAAAGAAATTCACACTTTCCTTGCACTTGAGTTGGAGAAGCAATTTCATACtgcatatatctttattttttccaagctGTTGTTGGTTCCCGAAATTTATTTTCGGTACCTTTGCCATTAGAGGTTATACTTAGGTTGGCTGTTTCATGTAAGGTTTTCTGTGTACCCGTATATAAGAGTATGTAGTtcaacatatatgtgtgtattcaagactttcattttctttataccCATGCCCTTGGTTGTTTAATAAAGACATTCCTTACAAATTCCTGTGTCAATATTGTTAatgttgtttgttattttttatttatttatttagtctttttagggccgcacctgcggcacatggaagtttccatatGAGTAGAGAAAACCTCTTCTAACTGCTGTCCAATCCGCACTCTCTACCTCAAATACTCTGGCATGGAAGAGCAACCAAAaattcaaataggaagagaatagaggagttcctgccgtggctcagtgtttaatgaaccagactaatatccatgagaactcaggttcgatccctg from Sus scrofa isolate TJ Tabasco breed Duroc chromosome 7, Sscrofa11.1, whole genome shotgun sequence encodes:
- the RNASE9 gene encoding inactive ribonuclease-like protein 9 isoform X1; protein product: MSINPLSHSGNSPCPFPLGHLMRAKSGSSAGLGLSKENMWTLINTQPLLLLFLLLRPLLFLKTDDYAISGAKEEEFYDYMEELYAVGPTKPPTRESFKKRVLVSSDGKPLADKDYCNEEMKMKNVHNRFFCVKEHFFLQASYESIRHICYNLFVPCRNNVRKCHRGREIIKAVHCLLISGITMPTCMYKSTYKEGLVLLTCQWENEIGDIIPNHVNDIILV
- the RNASE9 gene encoding inactive ribonuclease-like protein 9 isoform X2, whose amino-acid sequence is MWTLINTQPLLLLFLLLRPLLFLKTDDYAISGAKEEEFYDYMEELYAVGPTKPPTRESFKKRVLVSSDGKPLADKDYCNEEMKMKNVHNRFFCVKEHFFLQASYESIRHICYNLFVPCRNNVRKCHRGREIIKAVHCLLISGITMPTCMYKSTYKEGLVLLTCQWENEIGDIIPNHVNDIILV